Proteins from a single region of Candidatus Eisenbacteria bacterium:
- a CDS encoding SUMF1/EgtB/PvdO family nonheme iron enzyme — MSRWKRAIPVALVLLALPLSACTRHVHGRWSVGETLPRDEMVLVPGGSFSMGKEGGLTDGPVHEVRVDSFHIDRYEVTCADWEAFLNATGRAPNEFWGDESFRCGPEWPDHPVIGVSWAEAKAYAEWCGKRLPTEAEWEYAARGGLEGAPYAWGEERDTSFANYYKSEGTRPVGSYGPNGYGLYDMTGNTAEWVLDRYDPRYYDRSPARNPMGPAKGGEHVVRGGGWHSGPGCISVSRRHHLPTYWIDCNVGFRCVRDPEGCSEKKDGIGDVTEWALENAARERIEAAARDYIEGWYAGDVERMDRALHPDLAKRGALRDRESGAVTLVPLTKEELLGAVAARPGRSDDPGAKVLRVEILDMQRNTAVVKTVSADFVDYLHLARFGDDWRIVNVIWERYGVDR, encoded by the coding sequence GTGAGCCGATGGAAACGCGCGATCCCGGTCGCGCTCGTCCTCCTCGCCCTGCCCCTTTCCGCCTGCACCCGCCATGTTCACGGCCGCTGGTCCGTGGGGGAGACCCTTCCCCGGGACGAGATGGTCCTCGTTCCCGGCGGCTCTTTCTCGATGGGGAAAGAGGGGGGACTCACCGATGGTCCGGTCCACGAGGTCCGGGTCGATTCGTTTCACATCGACCGGTACGAGGTGACCTGCGCCGACTGGGAGGCTTTCCTGAACGCGACGGGACGCGCGCCGAACGAATTCTGGGGCGACGAGTCGTTCCGCTGCGGGCCGGAGTGGCCGGACCACCCCGTGATCGGCGTTTCCTGGGCCGAGGCGAAGGCGTACGCCGAGTGGTGCGGCAAACGCCTCCCCACCGAGGCGGAGTGGGAGTACGCCGCCCGGGGAGGTTTGGAGGGCGCCCCGTACGCCTGGGGGGAAGAACGGGACACCAGCTTCGCGAATTACTATAAGTCCGAAGGGACCAGGCCGGTCGGAAGCTACGGGCCGAACGGGTACGGCCTCTACGACATGACCGGCAACACCGCCGAATGGGTGCTGGACCGCTACGATCCCCGCTACTACGACCGGAGCCCGGCGCGAAACCCGATGGGACCGGCGAAGGGAGGGGAGCACGTCGTTCGCGGGGGCGGATGGCATTCGGGACCCGGTTGCATCTCCGTCTCCCGCCGTCACCATCTCCCCACCTATTGGATCGATTGCAACGTCGGTTTCCGCTGCGTCCGCGATCCGGAGGGTTGTTCCGAAAAGAAGGACGGCATCGGCGACGTCACCGAATGGGCTCTCGAAAACGCCGCCCGGGAGAGGATCGAAGCGGCGGCGAGGGATTACATCGAGGGGTGGTACGCGGGCGACGTGGAGAGGATGGACCGGGCGCTCCACCCGGACCTGGCGAAGCGGGGGGCGCTGCGCGACCGGGAGAGCGGCGCCGTCACGCTCGTTCCCCTCACGAAAGAGGAACTGCTCGGCGCCGTCGCCGCCCGGCCGGGGAGGAGCGATGATCCGGGGGCGAAGGTGTTACGGGTTGAAATCCTGGATATGCAAAGAAACACGGCCGTCGTGAAAACCGTGTCGGCGGATTTCGTCGATTACCTGCATCTCGCCCGTTTCGGCGACGACTGGCGGATCGTGAACGTGATCTGGGAACGGTACGGCGTTGACCGGTAG